In Halalkalicoccus sp. NIPERK01, one DNA window encodes the following:
- a CDS encoding ArsR family transcriptional regulator: MSDTAPEGFEDPFAEQQRMRELLSQETRHLILQLILGHPAHLASLAELDYMIPKNEAAILDQLETLQEAGILDVYVHEPNVSTRDLPSKFWGPTERGVEILYEHNFLRGVPVARAVYEETKKSERVQRHEDAPRPTLPAAVREALEFDEPDMEEAEVS, from the coding sequence ATGAGCGACACGGCCCCGGAAGGGTTTGAGGACCCCTTCGCAGAGCAGCAGCGGATGCGTGAGCTGCTCTCCCAGGAGACGCGCCACCTCATCTTGCAGTTGATCCTCGGTCACCCAGCACACCTCGCGTCGTTGGCCGAGCTCGACTACATGATTCCGAAGAACGAGGCGGCCATCCTCGACCAGCTCGAGACACTCCAAGAGGCAGGAATCCTCGATGTCTACGTTCACGAACCCAACGTGTCGACGCGAGACCTCCCGTCAAAGTTCTGGGGACCGACCGAGCGTGGGGTTGAGATCCTCTACGAGCATAATTTCCTGCGGGGCGTCCCGGTTGCACGCGCGGTCTACGAGGAGACGAAAAAATCTGAGCGGGTGCAGCGCCACGAGGACGCACCGCGGCCGACGCTTCCCGCAGCCGTTAGAGAGGCACTCGAATTCGACGAACCGGATATGGAAGAGGCTGAGGTTTCCTAG
- a CDS encoding TrkA C-terminal domain-containing protein: MVATYPILSLLVIFALSLLIVRVGSIALEMTGLSPDVASFQATSAFSGAGYTTEEAEQTVATAGRRKTVKALIRLGSIGLLGAISSLILSFTQTSDGHLLNLAYILGGAGVIILFARSRWFNRIVTPFIEWALSRTTELEVRDYAQLLGLQSEYRVAEVDIEASDWLAEKTLAELDLPSEGVLVLGVMRNGSYIGAPQLEMEMKPDDTLVLYGKRDRLQELSDRQAGDTEARDDAIEDHEETLEQQKQLIEQ; encoded by the coding sequence ATGGTCGCCACGTATCCGATTCTGTCCCTGTTGGTCATCTTCGCGCTCTCATTGCTGATCGTTCGTGTTGGCTCGATTGCATTGGAGATGACCGGCCTGTCACCGGATGTGGCTTCCTTCCAAGCCACGTCGGCCTTTTCCGGAGCAGGATATACGACTGAGGAGGCCGAGCAGACTGTCGCGACAGCTGGCCGTCGAAAGACCGTGAAAGCACTCATTCGGCTCGGCAGTATTGGACTCCTCGGCGCAATTTCGTCACTCATTCTTTCGTTCACACAAACGAGTGACGGCCATCTATTGAACTTGGCATACATCCTCGGTGGCGCTGGTGTGATCATCCTTTTCGCACGGAGTCGGTGGTTCAACCGCATCGTCACTCCCTTTATCGAATGGGCGCTCAGCCGGACGACGGAGTTGGAGGTCAGAGATTACGCTCAGTTGCTTGGGCTGCAAAGCGAATATCGAGTGGCAGAAGTTGATATCGAAGCGAGTGACTGGCTCGCCGAGAAAACGCTTGCAGAATTGGACTTGCCGTCGGAAGGGGTGTTAGTTCTTGGCGTTATGCGAAACGGTTCGTACATCGGTGCGCCGCAATTGGAGATGGAGATGAAACCGGATGACACCCTCGTTCTATACGGAAAACGAGACCGCTTACAAGAACTCTCAGATCGTCAAGCAGGAGATACGGAGGCTCGTGACGATGCTATCGAAGACCACGAAGAAACTCTCGAACAACAAAAGCAACTAATCGAACAATAA
- a CDS encoding tyrosine-type recombinase/integrase, with protein MEPDEGDATPGETPVEMAIQQYLDSVEAGNSRKNFASTLATWRTWLREERGVTDLEDLDVLDCRRYARHLKKQARDGDLKASTATTYYAYVRAFLTFCVADELLDTNPAKAKRATDELPEDLGDADRQFWREKERRAIMRYVDECVDHALDEEADVSRNRAFRDRAIVYLLGLSGVRGAEVFAEPSDDKRNGITWGDVQLGAGAVRVLGKSREYEYAQLPERAATVLERYRTVLGPPTDEWPVFPSGHAPSKYRAVREQLAHEGISDDEIETILDDSDIDTVLREHEVVPSALSTNGARNLMKRLCEDADLDVDGDYLKPHGARRGLGHELYASGHAELAQSALRHASIETTHESYSDIQAAETAKQVDDLLGE; from the coding sequence ATGGAACCCGACGAGGGAGACGCTACACCCGGGGAAACACCGGTCGAGATGGCCATCCAGCAGTACCTCGACAGCGTCGAGGCTGGTAACTCCAGGAAGAACTTCGCGTCGACCCTCGCGACGTGGCGAACCTGGCTGCGCGAGGAGCGCGGTGTGACGGACCTCGAGGACTTGGACGTCCTCGACTGCCGCCGATACGCGCGTCATCTCAAAAAGCAGGCCCGCGACGGCGATTTGAAAGCGAGTACCGCGACCACCTACTACGCGTACGTCCGCGCGTTCCTCACGTTCTGCGTCGCCGACGAGCTCCTCGATACGAATCCGGCCAAAGCGAAGCGTGCCACCGACGAGCTCCCCGAGGATCTCGGTGACGCCGACCGGCAGTTCTGGCGGGAAAAGGAGCGGCGGGCGATCATGCGCTACGTCGACGAATGTGTCGACCACGCCCTTGACGAGGAAGCGGACGTGAGTCGTAATCGAGCCTTTCGCGACCGAGCAATCGTCTATCTCCTGGGACTCTCGGGCGTTCGCGGCGCAGAGGTGTTCGCTGAACCCTCCGACGACAAGCGGAACGGCATCACCTGGGGAGACGTCCAACTCGGCGCCGGTGCCGTCCGCGTCCTCGGGAAGTCACGCGAGTATGAGTACGCACAACTTCCCGAGCGGGCCGCCACGGTACTAGAGCGGTACAGGACTGTCCTCGGTCCACCGACCGACGAGTGGCCAGTCTTTCCCAGCGGGCACGCTCCGTCGAAATATCGCGCCGTTCGCGAGCAGCTGGCCCACGAGGGAATTTCGGACGACGAGATCGAGACCATCCTCGACGACAGTGATATCGACACAGTGCTCCGAGAACATGAGGTCGTCCCATCAGCGCTCTCGACGAACGGTGCTCGCAACCTGATGAAGCGGCTGTGTGAGGACGCTGACCTCGACGTCGACGGTGACTACCTGAAGCCACACGGTGCTCGTCGAGGACTCGGCCACGAACTCTACGCGAGCGGCCACGCTGAACTCGCCCAATCAGCGCTTCGACACGCGAGTATCGAGACAACCCACGAATCTTACTCCGACATCCAGGCAGCAGAGACCGCGAAGCAAGTCGACGATCTCCTCGGGGAGTGA
- a CDS encoding MaoC/PaaZ C-terminal domain-containing protein, with the protein MPVDPVCGMEIPPDAVEPTTEYEGESFYFCSTDCLELFEGAPKKYVETPHPHLVEASGAILPRLPYGRAKGEFDIDIEDPTSLQEGDSVSFSKVITDDDVRKFAEATSDTNALHLNDAFAEKTRFGHRIVHGTLVSGLISAALACFPGLTIYISQNLEFRRPVDIGESLTAQCKIVDELEGDRYRLTTRIENDAGEIVLDGTATVLIDPLPE; encoded by the coding sequence ATGCCAGTTGATCCCGTATGCGGGATGGAAATCCCACCGGACGCTGTAGAACCGACCACCGAGTACGAGGGAGAGTCATTCTACTTCTGTTCGACGGACTGCCTCGAACTATTCGAAGGCGCCCCCAAGAAGTACGTCGAGACTCCTCACCCACATCTCGTCGAGGCGAGTGGAGCCATTCTCCCTCGCCTGCCATATGGCCGCGCAAAAGGCGAATTCGATATCGATATCGAAGATCCCACATCGCTCCAGGAGGGTGACAGCGTCAGTTTCTCGAAGGTAATCACAGACGACGACGTTCGGAAATTCGCCGAAGCGACCAGCGACACGAACGCTCTCCACCTCAACGACGCATTCGCTGAGAAGACGAGGTTCGGCCACCGGATCGTCCACGGGACACTCGTCTCCGGACTGATCAGCGCCGCGCTCGCGTGTTTCCCCGGCCTCACGATCTACATCTCGCAGAACCTCGAGTTCCGACGCCCGGTCGACATCGGCGAATCACTGACGGCTCAATGCAAGATCGTCGACGAACTCGAAGGCGACCGATATCGGCTCACGACGCGCATCGAAAACGACGCTGGTGAGATCGTCCTCGATGGAACAGCGACAGTGCTGATCGACCCGCTCCCGGAGTGA
- the phaC gene encoding class III poly(R)-hydroxyalkanoic acid synthase subunit PhaC → MLTQGADAAEKMRLLPDRLEDLASVEVGQTPSEVIYSENKLDLLHYESLTDDPHNTPLLVVYALINRPYILDLQFDKSVVRRFLEDGFDVYLIDWGEPSQLDASLTLGDYVNRYIDNCADVVRERTGTDAINILGYCMGGTLSTMYAALHSEKVRTLGLMATGLCFDDTGGILEQWGSKEYFDPEAITETYGNVPAEFLATGFAQMNPVDTYLGKYTILFDNLDDKTAVENFGRMERWVRDGVDVAGEAYRQFIEDIYQKNALYQNELVLDGTPVDIGNLTMPVLQIIGSFDHLIPPDASKPFTEVIPSEDTDIYEFPTGHVGMAVSGKAHAELWPRVATWFRERSVTQTEESATVSQDEAEAEADQDQSLQTLDGIGPTYEERLHDAGITTVTLLVAADPVQLADQLGLSESRVTAWIEQARQFAGSSDDSTGSN, encoded by the coding sequence ATGCTCACCCAGGGAGCGGACGCCGCCGAGAAGATGCGCCTTCTTCCGGATCGGCTCGAAGATCTCGCTTCCGTCGAGGTCGGGCAGACTCCGAGTGAGGTCATCTACTCCGAGAACAAACTCGATCTCCTCCACTACGAGTCACTCACAGACGACCCGCACAACACGCCTCTCCTCGTCGTCTATGCGTTGATCAACCGTCCCTACATCCTTGACCTTCAGTTCGACAAAAGCGTGGTTCGGCGATTTCTCGAGGATGGCTTCGATGTCTATCTCATCGACTGGGGTGAGCCGTCCCAACTCGACGCATCGCTGACGCTGGGCGACTACGTGAATCGGTACATCGACAACTGCGCCGACGTCGTCCGTGAGCGAACTGGCACTGACGCCATCAACATCCTCGGCTACTGCATGGGCGGGACGCTGAGCACGATGTACGCGGCGCTCCATTCAGAGAAGGTTCGTACTCTTGGCCTCATGGCCACGGGATTGTGTTTCGACGATACGGGTGGTATCCTCGAACAATGGGGAAGCAAGGAGTACTTCGATCCAGAAGCGATTACCGAGACGTACGGAAATGTCCCGGCGGAGTTTCTCGCGACGGGGTTCGCCCAGATGAATCCCGTCGACACGTACCTCGGCAAATACACGATTCTGTTCGACAACCTTGACGACAAGACGGCCGTCGAGAACTTCGGCCGTATGGAACGCTGGGTACGTGACGGGGTTGACGTCGCGGGAGAAGCCTACCGCCAGTTCATCGAGGACATTTACCAGAAGAACGCACTCTACCAGAACGAACTGGTACTGGACGGCACCCCTGTCGACATCGGGAATCTCACGATGCCGGTGTTACAGATCATTGGCTCGTTCGACCATCTCATCCCGCCTGACGCGAGCAAGCCCTTCACCGAGGTTATTCCGAGTGAGGACACCGACATCTACGAATTCCCGACCGGCCATGTCGGGATGGCCGTCTCAGGGAAGGCTCACGCGGAGTTGTGGCCTCGTGTCGCGACGTGGTTCCGTGAGCGGTCGGTAACACAGACTGAGGAGTCGGCCACGGTCAGCCAAGATGAGGCTGAAGCGGAGGCTGACCAGGATCAGTCGCTGCAGACGCTCGACGGGATCGGTCCGACGTATGAGGAGCGTCTCCACGACGCCGGGATCACGACGGTGACGCTACTCGTAGCCGCAGACCCAGTCCAGCTTGCTGACCAACTCGGTCTCAGCGAATCACGAGTGACGGCCTGGATTGAGCAAGCGAGGCAGTTCGCGGGTTCGTCCGACGATAGTACTGGAAGTAATTGA
- a CDS encoding SHOCT domain-containing protein, translated as MSTERTSDGLLRIVLIVLAVIVLFPLLMMVFAMPMMGMMGWWWGGGMAGGLSPLWGIGMMLVWLVVLVGIGYLLYRGLVGGVGSSLTGDRALEELRVAYARGDLSDEEFEERRTKLSGEESQ; from the coding sequence ATGTCCACAGAGCGTACGTCCGACGGCTTGCTCCGCATCGTCCTGATCGTCCTGGCGGTAATCGTCCTATTCCCGCTGTTGATGATGGTGTTCGCGATGCCGATGATGGGCATGATGGGCTGGTGGTGGGGCGGCGGGATGGCTGGCGGTCTCTCGCCGCTGTGGGGTATCGGGATGATGCTCGTCTGGCTCGTCGTCCTCGTCGGTATCGGCTATCTCCTCTATCGCGGCCTCGTCGGCGGTGTCGGGTCATCGCTAACGGGCGATAGAGCACTCGAGGAACTCCGAGTGGCGTACGCTCGCGGTGATCTCTCCGACGAAGAGTTCGAGGAGCGGCGGACGAAACTCAGCGGCGAGGAGTCGCAATAG